A genome region from Deltaproteobacteria bacterium includes the following:
- a CDS encoding 3-oxoacyl-ACP reductase FabG, with translation MPKDFENKVALVTGASRGIGRAAAVRLAEGGAKVAIAYAGNDTAANEARAECERAGAAAIQLLKFDVANPEACAKAIDDTVEKLGGLHVLVNNAGISIDGLIMRYKADDLRRMLDVDLASVFHLCKAAVRPMMRQRSGSIVNLTSVVGEQGNAGQTVYSMAKAGLIGFTKSLARELGSRNIRVNAVSPGWIETDMTKELPEAAKKAMAEGASLGRAGTAREVAEAIAFLASDRAGFITGEVLRVNGGLYM, from the coding sequence ATGCCCAAGGACTTCGAGAACAAAGTGGCGCTCGTGACCGGCGCATCGCGCGGGATCGGTCGCGCCGCGGCAGTGCGGCTCGCGGAGGGCGGCGCGAAAGTGGCGATCGCCTACGCGGGGAACGACACGGCGGCGAACGAAGCGAGAGCGGAGTGCGAGCGAGCCGGGGCGGCCGCGATCCAACTGCTGAAGTTCGACGTGGCGAACCCCGAGGCGTGCGCGAAGGCCATCGACGACACGGTGGAGAAGCTCGGCGGGCTGCACGTGCTGGTGAACAACGCGGGTATCTCCATCGACGGCCTGATCATGCGCTACAAGGCCGACGACCTGAGGCGGATGCTCGACGTCGACCTGGCCAGCGTTTTCCACCTGTGCAAGGCGGCGGTGCGCCCCATGATGAGGCAGCGGTCGGGGAGCATCGTGAACCTGACCAGCGTCGTCGGCGAGCAGGGGAACGCGGGGCAGACGGTGTACTCGATGGCCAAGGCGGGGCTGATCGGGTTCACCAAGTCGCTGGCGCGGGAGCTGGGCAGCCGGAACATCCGGGTCAATGCGGTCAGTCCGGGGTGGATCGAGACGGACATGACGAAGGAACTGCCGGAGGCGGCGAAGAAGGCGATGGCAGAGGGAGCGTCGCTGGGGCGCGCGGGGACGGCGCGGGAGGTGGCGGAGGCGATCGCGTTCCTGGCGTCGGACCGGGCGGGGTTCATTACTGGGGA